A window of the Gossypium hirsutum isolate 1008001.06 chromosome A05, Gossypium_hirsutum_v2.1, whole genome shotgun sequence genome harbors these coding sequences:
- the LOC107959061 gene encoding uncharacterized protein isoform X6 produces MSDEGEKTCPLCAEEMDLTDQQLKPCKCGYEICVWCWHHIMEMAEKDETEGKCPACRCAYDKDRIVGMAANCERLVAEINSERKSKSTKAKTKSSEGRRQLSSVRVIQKNLVYIVGLPLNLGDEDLLQQREYFGQYGKVLKVSMSRTAAGVIQQFPNNTCSVACFGTTKYCHAWLRNVPCNNPDCLYLHEIGSQEDSFTKDEIISAYTRVQQITGATNNMQWRAGNMLPPPVDDYCPTPSAASAAKPIAKNASNNTTVCIPKGSPPNGSTGRSVALPAGASWGMRALNHPQTAGLASSNGPSKQKSDMVRSALPFSSALTNTNQNYPVHGDVIKKSSEEIHDVQMKGKQQNADLDCQTTVLEKPTTLGRVSASKSLSCQLSCPPVFNHYEQGSNMPSTVTNTTFCHAEQSFISSSEKPGCTGSIDGKIHSLCSDMQKLTVDRNVYGGPSDVLRPSSADSDHGSSGSPSSQCLQQCYTEDYREPLSSLAIGRTVTSPSGFCVSKQQFDWINDRQTQPVANRSSEVEEDILSFDNQRLNDPEVISRSSYVPNSPISLHLSNQSRSHSFQRGAVNLDADAFNVDNKVSDSLHLHGSSVSSLSNGYPEKYISSSIGSDITVDGYHLLPSEGKGKQIGRFLGYVEGNDAKETGESSIISNILSLDFDTWDESLASPHNWAKLLCDTVKQPNTLKLSTSWKAPNNGQSRFSFAKQEDSKYHPFDMESSFSLFGQMPQNPSSQDFAESTDLYQNKFGISNGFSSHHFAESDYAISSPSVFSSNKLSAVSRPQISAPPGFSVPSRTPPPGFSSHERIDHADDTTSGNNLGDCSSLLRNSYQALASGGIGGPGDIEFMDPAILAVGKGRLQGALNSSGLDMRSNFPPQLDPYEDEARFQLLMQRSLSPNQNMRYDGGDSFPYFEGISSGLMD; encoded by the exons ATGAGTGATGAGGGAGAAAAGACTTGCCCCCTTTGCGCCGAGGAGATGGATTTGACTGATCAGCAGCTCAAGCCTTGCAAATGTGGTTACGAG ATATGTGTTTGGTGTTGGCATCACATAATGGAAATGGCTGAGAAGGATGAGACAGAGGGGAAATGTCCAGCATGTCGTTGTGCTTATGACAAAGACAGGATTGTAGGGATGGCTGCTAATTGTGAGAG GTTGGTTGCTGAAATTAATTCGGAGAGAAAAAGTAAGTCAACAAAGGCAAAGACTAAATCATCTGAAGGAAGGAGGCAACTGAGCAGTGTGCGGGTTATTCAAAAGAATCTTGTTTACATAGTTGGGTTGCCACTTAATCTGGGAGATGAAGAT CTTCTCCAACAGCGAGAATATTTTGGTCAATATGGAAAAGTTTTGAAAGTATCTATGTCTCGGACTGCAGCTGGTGTCATTCAGCAATTTCCAAATAATACATGTAGTGT GGCTTGCTTTGGTACAACAAAGTATTGTCATGCATGGCTGAGAAATGTG CCTTGCAACAATCCTGATTGtctatatttgcatgagattggttcTCAAGAGGATAGTTTCACAAAAGATGAGATTATATCGGCATACACAAG GGTTCAACAGATAACTGGTGCAACAAACAATATGCAGTGGCGTGCTGGGAATATGTTACCTCCGCCGGTGGATGATTATTGCCCCACCCCCAGTGCTGCTTCTGCAGCAAAACCCATTGCTAAAAATGCTTCAAat AATACAACAGTGTGCATTCCTAAAGGTTCTCCGCCAAATGGAAGCACTGGAAGATCTGTTGCTCTTCCTGCTGGAGCGTCATG GGGAATGCGTGCTTTAAACCATCCTCAAACAGCTGGTTTAGCGTCATCAAATGGACCGTCTAAGCAGAAATCTGATATGGTTAGAAGCGCATTACCATTTTCATCTGCACTAACAAACACAAATCAGAATTACCCAGTACATGGAGATGTTATAAAGAAGTCATCTGAGGAGATTCATGATGTGCAAATGAAGGGTAAACAGCAGAATGCTGATTTGGATTGTCAAACAACTGTTCTAGAGAAACCAACTACACTTGGTAGAGTTTCCGCTTCTAAGTCATTGAGCTGCCAGTTATCTTGTCCACCAGTGTTCAATCATTACGAACAGGGAAGTAATATGCCATCAACTGTTACAAACACCACCTTTTGCCATGCGGAGCAGTCTTTTATTTCCTCTAGTGAAAAACCAGGATGTACTGGCTCTATTGATGGGAAGATACACAGCTTGTGCTCTGATATGCAGAAGTTGACAGTAGATAGGAATGTCTATGGTGGACCATCTGATGTACTTAGACCAAGCAGTGCAGATTCTGATCATGGATCGAGCGGCTCACCTAGTAGTCAGTGCTTACAACAATGTTATACTGAGGATTACCGAGAACCTTTAAGTTCACTAGCCATTGGGAGAACTGTGACGTCTCCCAGTGGGTTCTGTGTTTCTAAACAGCAGTTTGATTGGATAAATGATAGACAAACTCAACCAGTGGCTAATAGAAGCTCTGAAGTGGAGGAAGACATATTGTCTTTTGATAATCAAAGACTCAACGATCCAGAAGTAATTAGCCGTTCAAGTTATGTTCCAAATTCACCAATATCACTTCATTTATCAAACCAATCTAGGTCCCATTCGTTTCAACGTGGTGCTGTTAATTTGGATGCTGATGCATTCAATGTAGACAATAAAGTTAGTGACAGTTTGCATCTTCATGGATCAAGTGTTTCTTCTTTATCAAATGGATACCCTGAGAAGTACATAAGCAGTAGTATCGGTTCTGATATTACCGTAGATGGGTATCATCTGCTTCCAAGTGAGGGGAAAGGGAAGCAGATTGGAAGATTCCTTGGTTATGTTGAGGGCAATGATGCTAAAGAAACAGGAGAGAGCAGTATAATTTCTAACATATTGTCACTAGATTTTGATACTTGGGATGAATCCTTAGCTTCTCCTCATAACTGGgctaaattgttgtgtgacactGTCAAGCAGCCAAACACTCTCAAATTATCTACTTCCTGGAAAGCTCCAAATAATGGTCAGTCCagattttcatttgcaaaacagGAGGATTCCAAATATCATCCATTTGATATGGAGTCCTCATTTAGTCTTTTTGGGCAAATGCCACAGAACCCTTCTAGCCAGGATTTTGCAGAAAGCACGGATCTCTATCAAAATAAGTTTGGAATTTCTAATGGTTTTTCATCTCATCACTTTGCGGAATCTGACTATGCAATCAGCAGTCCTTCAGTGTTTTCTTCTAACAAGCTTTCTG CAGTTTCAAGACCTCAAATTTCAGCCCCTCCTGGTTTCTCTGTTCCTAGCAGGACACCGCCTCCAGGCTTTTCTTCTCATGAGAGAATTGACCATGCCGATGACACCACATCTG GAAACAATTTGGGGGACTGTTCATCGCTGTTAAGAAATTCTTATCAGGCTCTTGCAAGTGGTGGGATTGGTGGCCCTGGGGATATAGAGTTTATGGATCCTGCTATTTTAGCAGTTGGTAAGGGTAGACTTCAGGGAGCTCTAAACAGTTCAGGCTTAGACATGAGATCAAATTTTCCACCACAGTTGGATCCCTATGAAGATGAGGCCAGATTTCAACTATTGATGCAGAGATCCCTTTCTCCTAACCAAAACATGAGATATGATGGTGGGGATAGCTTTCCTTATTTTGAAGGGATTTCTTCTGGGCTAATGGATTAA
- the LOC107959061 gene encoding uncharacterized protein isoform X2: protein MSDEGEKTCPLCAEEMDLTDQQLKPCKCGYEICVWCWHHIMEMAEKDETEGKCPACRCAYDKDRIVGMAANCERLVAEINSERKSKSTKAKTKSSEGRRQLSSVRVIQKNLVYIVGLPLNLGDEDLLQQREYFGQYGKVLKVSMSRTAAGVIQQFPNNTCSVYITYSKEEEAIRCIRSIHGFVLEGRPLKACFGTTKYCHAWLRNVPCNNPDCLYLHEIGSQEDSFTKDEIISAYTRSRVQQITGATNNMQWRAGNMLPPPVDDYCPTPSAASAAKPIAKNASNNTTVCIPKGSPPNGSTGRSVALPAGASWGMRALNHPQTAGLASSNGPSKQKSDMVRSALPFSSALTNTNQNYPVHGDVIKKSSEEIHDVQMKGKQQNADLDCQTTVLEKPTTLGRVSASKSLSCQLSCPPVFNHYEQGSNMPSTVTNTTFCHAEQSFISSSEKPGCTGSIDGKIHSLCSDMQKLTVDRNVYGGPSDVLRPSSADSDHGSSGSPSSQCLQQCYTEDYREPLSSLAIGRTVTSPSGFCVSKQQFDWINDRQTQPVANRSSEVEEDILSFDNQRLNDPEVISRSSYVPNSPISLHLSNQSRSHSFQRGAVNLDADAFNVDNKVSDSLHLHGSSVSSLSNGYPEKYISSSIGSDITVDGYHLLPSEGKGKQIGRFLGYVEGNDAKETGESSIISNILSLDFDTWDESLASPHNWAKLLCDTVKQPNTLKLSTSWKAPNNGQSRFSFAKQEDSKYHPFDMESSFSLFGQMPQNPSSQDFAESTDLYQNKFGISNGFSSHHFAESDYAISSPSVFSSNKLSAVSRPQISAPPGFSVPSRTPPPGFSSHERIDHADDTTSGNNLGDCSSLLRNSYQALASGGIGGPGDIEFMDPAILAVGKGRLQGALNSSGLDMRSNFPPQLDPYEDEARFQLLMQRSLSPNQNMRYDGGDSFPYFEGISSGLMD from the exons ATGAGTGATGAGGGAGAAAAGACTTGCCCCCTTTGCGCCGAGGAGATGGATTTGACTGATCAGCAGCTCAAGCCTTGCAAATGTGGTTACGAG ATATGTGTTTGGTGTTGGCATCACATAATGGAAATGGCTGAGAAGGATGAGACAGAGGGGAAATGTCCAGCATGTCGTTGTGCTTATGACAAAGACAGGATTGTAGGGATGGCTGCTAATTGTGAGAG GTTGGTTGCTGAAATTAATTCGGAGAGAAAAAGTAAGTCAACAAAGGCAAAGACTAAATCATCTGAAGGAAGGAGGCAACTGAGCAGTGTGCGGGTTATTCAAAAGAATCTTGTTTACATAGTTGGGTTGCCACTTAATCTGGGAGATGAAGAT CTTCTCCAACAGCGAGAATATTTTGGTCAATATGGAAAAGTTTTGAAAGTATCTATGTCTCGGACTGCAGCTGGTGTCATTCAGCAATTTCCAAATAATACATGTAGTGT ATATATTACTTattcaaaagaagaagaagcaattcGTTGTATCCGGTCTATACATGGATTTGTTTTGGAGGGTAGACCATTAAA GGCTTGCTTTGGTACAACAAAGTATTGTCATGCATGGCTGAGAAATGTG CCTTGCAACAATCCTGATTGtctatatttgcatgagattggttcTCAAGAGGATAGTTTCACAAAAGATGAGATTATATCGGCATACACAAG GAGCAGGGTTCAACAGATAACTGGTGCAACAAACAATATGCAGTGGCGTGCTGGGAATATGTTACCTCCGCCGGTGGATGATTATTGCCCCACCCCCAGTGCTGCTTCTGCAGCAAAACCCATTGCTAAAAATGCTTCAAat AATACAACAGTGTGCATTCCTAAAGGTTCTCCGCCAAATGGAAGCACTGGAAGATCTGTTGCTCTTCCTGCTGGAGCGTCATG GGGAATGCGTGCTTTAAACCATCCTCAAACAGCTGGTTTAGCGTCATCAAATGGACCGTCTAAGCAGAAATCTGATATGGTTAGAAGCGCATTACCATTTTCATCTGCACTAACAAACACAAATCAGAATTACCCAGTACATGGAGATGTTATAAAGAAGTCATCTGAGGAGATTCATGATGTGCAAATGAAGGGTAAACAGCAGAATGCTGATTTGGATTGTCAAACAACTGTTCTAGAGAAACCAACTACACTTGGTAGAGTTTCCGCTTCTAAGTCATTGAGCTGCCAGTTATCTTGTCCACCAGTGTTCAATCATTACGAACAGGGAAGTAATATGCCATCAACTGTTACAAACACCACCTTTTGCCATGCGGAGCAGTCTTTTATTTCCTCTAGTGAAAAACCAGGATGTACTGGCTCTATTGATGGGAAGATACACAGCTTGTGCTCTGATATGCAGAAGTTGACAGTAGATAGGAATGTCTATGGTGGACCATCTGATGTACTTAGACCAAGCAGTGCAGATTCTGATCATGGATCGAGCGGCTCACCTAGTAGTCAGTGCTTACAACAATGTTATACTGAGGATTACCGAGAACCTTTAAGTTCACTAGCCATTGGGAGAACTGTGACGTCTCCCAGTGGGTTCTGTGTTTCTAAACAGCAGTTTGATTGGATAAATGATAGACAAACTCAACCAGTGGCTAATAGAAGCTCTGAAGTGGAGGAAGACATATTGTCTTTTGATAATCAAAGACTCAACGATCCAGAAGTAATTAGCCGTTCAAGTTATGTTCCAAATTCACCAATATCACTTCATTTATCAAACCAATCTAGGTCCCATTCGTTTCAACGTGGTGCTGTTAATTTGGATGCTGATGCATTCAATGTAGACAATAAAGTTAGTGACAGTTTGCATCTTCATGGATCAAGTGTTTCTTCTTTATCAAATGGATACCCTGAGAAGTACATAAGCAGTAGTATCGGTTCTGATATTACCGTAGATGGGTATCATCTGCTTCCAAGTGAGGGGAAAGGGAAGCAGATTGGAAGATTCCTTGGTTATGTTGAGGGCAATGATGCTAAAGAAACAGGAGAGAGCAGTATAATTTCTAACATATTGTCACTAGATTTTGATACTTGGGATGAATCCTTAGCTTCTCCTCATAACTGGgctaaattgttgtgtgacactGTCAAGCAGCCAAACACTCTCAAATTATCTACTTCCTGGAAAGCTCCAAATAATGGTCAGTCCagattttcatttgcaaaacagGAGGATTCCAAATATCATCCATTTGATATGGAGTCCTCATTTAGTCTTTTTGGGCAAATGCCACAGAACCCTTCTAGCCAGGATTTTGCAGAAAGCACGGATCTCTATCAAAATAAGTTTGGAATTTCTAATGGTTTTTCATCTCATCACTTTGCGGAATCTGACTATGCAATCAGCAGTCCTTCAGTGTTTTCTTCTAACAAGCTTTCTG CAGTTTCAAGACCTCAAATTTCAGCCCCTCCTGGTTTCTCTGTTCCTAGCAGGACACCGCCTCCAGGCTTTTCTTCTCATGAGAGAATTGACCATGCCGATGACACCACATCTG GAAACAATTTGGGGGACTGTTCATCGCTGTTAAGAAATTCTTATCAGGCTCTTGCAAGTGGTGGGATTGGTGGCCCTGGGGATATAGAGTTTATGGATCCTGCTATTTTAGCAGTTGGTAAGGGTAGACTTCAGGGAGCTCTAAACAGTTCAGGCTTAGACATGAGATCAAATTTTCCACCACAGTTGGATCCCTATGAAGATGAGGCCAGATTTCAACTATTGATGCAGAGATCCCTTTCTCCTAACCAAAACATGAGATATGATGGTGGGGATAGCTTTCCTTATTTTGAAGGGATTTCTTCTGGGCTAATGGATTAA
- the LOC107959061 gene encoding uncharacterized protein isoform X5, which yields MSDEGEKTCPLCAEEMDLTDQQLKPCKCGYEICVWCWHHIMEMAEKDETEGKCPACRCAYDKDRIVGMAANCERLVAEINSERKSKSTKAKTKSSEGRRQLSSVRVIQKNLVYIVGLPLNLGDEDLLQQREYFGQYGKVLKVSMSRTAAGVIQQFPNNTCSVYITYSKEEEAIRCIRSIHGFVLEGRPLKACFGTTKYCHAWLRNVPCNNPDCLYLHEIGSQEDSFTKDEIISAYTRVQQITGATNNMQWRAGNMLPPPVDDYCPTPSAASAAKPIAKNASNNTTVCIPKGSPPNGSTGRSVALPAGASWGMRALNHPQTAGLASSNGPSKQKSDMVRSALPFSSALTNTNQNYPVHGDVIKKSSEEIHDVQMKGKQQNADLDCQTTVLEKPTTLGRVSASKSLSCQLSCPPVFNHYEQGSNMPSTVTNTTFCHAEQSFISSSEKPGCTGSIDGKIHSLCSDMQKLTVDRNVYGGPSDVLRPSSADSDHGSSGSPSSQCLQQCYTEDYREPLSSLAIGRTVTSPSGFCVSKQQFDWINDRQTQPVANRSSEVEEDILSFDNQRLNDPEVISRSSYVPNSPISLHLSNQSRSHSFQRGAVNLDADAFNVDNKVSDSLHLHGSSVSSLSNGYPEKYISSSIGSDITVDGYHLLPSEGKGKQIGRFLGYVEGNDAKETGESSIISNILSLDFDTWDESLASPHNWAKLLCDTVKQPNTLKLSTSWKAPNNGQSRFSFAKQEDSKYHPFDMESSFSLFGQMPQNPSSQDFAESTDLYQNKFGISNGFSSHHFAESDYAISSPSVFSSNKLSVSRPQISAPPGFSVPSRTPPPGFSSHERIDHADDTTSGNNLGDCSSLLRNSYQALASGGIGGPGDIEFMDPAILAVGKGRLQGALNSSGLDMRSNFPPQLDPYEDEARFQLLMQRSLSPNQNMRYDGGDSFPYFEGISSGLMD from the exons ATGAGTGATGAGGGAGAAAAGACTTGCCCCCTTTGCGCCGAGGAGATGGATTTGACTGATCAGCAGCTCAAGCCTTGCAAATGTGGTTACGAG ATATGTGTTTGGTGTTGGCATCACATAATGGAAATGGCTGAGAAGGATGAGACAGAGGGGAAATGTCCAGCATGTCGTTGTGCTTATGACAAAGACAGGATTGTAGGGATGGCTGCTAATTGTGAGAG GTTGGTTGCTGAAATTAATTCGGAGAGAAAAAGTAAGTCAACAAAGGCAAAGACTAAATCATCTGAAGGAAGGAGGCAACTGAGCAGTGTGCGGGTTATTCAAAAGAATCTTGTTTACATAGTTGGGTTGCCACTTAATCTGGGAGATGAAGAT CTTCTCCAACAGCGAGAATATTTTGGTCAATATGGAAAAGTTTTGAAAGTATCTATGTCTCGGACTGCAGCTGGTGTCATTCAGCAATTTCCAAATAATACATGTAGTGT ATATATTACTTattcaaaagaagaagaagcaattcGTTGTATCCGGTCTATACATGGATTTGTTTTGGAGGGTAGACCATTAAA GGCTTGCTTTGGTACAACAAAGTATTGTCATGCATGGCTGAGAAATGTG CCTTGCAACAATCCTGATTGtctatatttgcatgagattggttcTCAAGAGGATAGTTTCACAAAAGATGAGATTATATCGGCATACACAAG GGTTCAACAGATAACTGGTGCAACAAACAATATGCAGTGGCGTGCTGGGAATATGTTACCTCCGCCGGTGGATGATTATTGCCCCACCCCCAGTGCTGCTTCTGCAGCAAAACCCATTGCTAAAAATGCTTCAAat AATACAACAGTGTGCATTCCTAAAGGTTCTCCGCCAAATGGAAGCACTGGAAGATCTGTTGCTCTTCCTGCTGGAGCGTCATG GGGAATGCGTGCTTTAAACCATCCTCAAACAGCTGGTTTAGCGTCATCAAATGGACCGTCTAAGCAGAAATCTGATATGGTTAGAAGCGCATTACCATTTTCATCTGCACTAACAAACACAAATCAGAATTACCCAGTACATGGAGATGTTATAAAGAAGTCATCTGAGGAGATTCATGATGTGCAAATGAAGGGTAAACAGCAGAATGCTGATTTGGATTGTCAAACAACTGTTCTAGAGAAACCAACTACACTTGGTAGAGTTTCCGCTTCTAAGTCATTGAGCTGCCAGTTATCTTGTCCACCAGTGTTCAATCATTACGAACAGGGAAGTAATATGCCATCAACTGTTACAAACACCACCTTTTGCCATGCGGAGCAGTCTTTTATTTCCTCTAGTGAAAAACCAGGATGTACTGGCTCTATTGATGGGAAGATACACAGCTTGTGCTCTGATATGCAGAAGTTGACAGTAGATAGGAATGTCTATGGTGGACCATCTGATGTACTTAGACCAAGCAGTGCAGATTCTGATCATGGATCGAGCGGCTCACCTAGTAGTCAGTGCTTACAACAATGTTATACTGAGGATTACCGAGAACCTTTAAGTTCACTAGCCATTGGGAGAACTGTGACGTCTCCCAGTGGGTTCTGTGTTTCTAAACAGCAGTTTGATTGGATAAATGATAGACAAACTCAACCAGTGGCTAATAGAAGCTCTGAAGTGGAGGAAGACATATTGTCTTTTGATAATCAAAGACTCAACGATCCAGAAGTAATTAGCCGTTCAAGTTATGTTCCAAATTCACCAATATCACTTCATTTATCAAACCAATCTAGGTCCCATTCGTTTCAACGTGGTGCTGTTAATTTGGATGCTGATGCATTCAATGTAGACAATAAAGTTAGTGACAGTTTGCATCTTCATGGATCAAGTGTTTCTTCTTTATCAAATGGATACCCTGAGAAGTACATAAGCAGTAGTATCGGTTCTGATATTACCGTAGATGGGTATCATCTGCTTCCAAGTGAGGGGAAAGGGAAGCAGATTGGAAGATTCCTTGGTTATGTTGAGGGCAATGATGCTAAAGAAACAGGAGAGAGCAGTATAATTTCTAACATATTGTCACTAGATTTTGATACTTGGGATGAATCCTTAGCTTCTCCTCATAACTGGgctaaattgttgtgtgacactGTCAAGCAGCCAAACACTCTCAAATTATCTACTTCCTGGAAAGCTCCAAATAATGGTCAGTCCagattttcatttgcaaaacagGAGGATTCCAAATATCATCCATTTGATATGGAGTCCTCATTTAGTCTTTTTGGGCAAATGCCACAGAACCCTTCTAGCCAGGATTTTGCAGAAAGCACGGATCTCTATCAAAATAAGTTTGGAATTTCTAATGGTTTTTCATCTCATCACTTTGCGGAATCTGACTATGCAATCAGCAGTCCTTCAGTGTTTTCTTCTAACAAGCTTTCTG TTTCAAGACCTCAAATTTCAGCCCCTCCTGGTTTCTCTGTTCCTAGCAGGACACCGCCTCCAGGCTTTTCTTCTCATGAGAGAATTGACCATGCCGATGACACCACATCTG GAAACAATTTGGGGGACTGTTCATCGCTGTTAAGAAATTCTTATCAGGCTCTTGCAAGTGGTGGGATTGGTGGCCCTGGGGATATAGAGTTTATGGATCCTGCTATTTTAGCAGTTGGTAAGGGTAGACTTCAGGGAGCTCTAAACAGTTCAGGCTTAGACATGAGATCAAATTTTCCACCACAGTTGGATCCCTATGAAGATGAGGCCAGATTTCAACTATTGATGCAGAGATCCCTTTCTCCTAACCAAAACATGAGATATGATGGTGGGGATAGCTTTCCTTATTTTGAAGGGATTTCTTCTGGGCTAATGGATTAA